A segment of the Panicum hallii strain FIL2 chromosome 1, PHallii_v3.1, whole genome shotgun sequence genome:
ACCCCTGGAGCCCCACACCTCCTCGGCTCCTCGGCCCACATGCAGTGCAGTAGCATTCAACGGCCCCCTCCGCGGGGGGCAAAACCGTACTTGCCCCCGTCGCAAGCGCAGGGGGGTAGGGCAATACTTGGCCGCCGCTTCTCTCCTCCACTCTCCAATCCCCACCTCACTCCGCTTGTGCGGCCGCGTGGAGGCTGCCTGCCGCGGCGCTCCGGCTGCGCTCCGATCCAGAGCGAGAGCAAGGACCCCATCGCCCCCCGCCGCGAGACCTCTCGCGGTTCCGACGCGATCGGCGCCGTCGAGCCACCCCGGAGCATCCCCTCGCGGTTCGTGCTCTCTCGCTGCTCCGCTCCGCCTCGTCGTCGCCGGATCACGCGCCGCTGGCCCTGGATTACTCGTTCCGATCTGAGTGTTCCGGGCGTTTTGCACGCGTTTGTGCTGAGGGGTTTGGATAGGGAGGGGAGGTTCTAGGGCTGGGGGCTGTGCTCGCGGTAGGGTTTTGGTGGGGTTTTCAGGGTTTGCGGTGCGGTGCATGGATCCTGATGTAGGATCGAAGTGCGTTTGCCTCGTGTTACGAGCTCCGTTCGTCCGCTAGGCGGCTCACCTGGATGCTGCTCTGCGTGATTGATCGAATTAGTGTTGCCTGGCGCTAAGTGATGTAGACTGCGGTGGAAGTGGAACAGGCGTGCAGAGCTTGAACAGGCATTGCGATATATAATTACGTGGTTTGTACAAAGGCTGGGGTTTGCCAGATGGATGGCTTTGGGTGATCTTGTTGCTTGTCTGCTTGAAATGGGTGATTTTAGAAACTGGTTAGATAGTGGAATTGTGTATTATGGTAGTTGCATTTGCAATTCTCTGCTTCATTCTGGCGAGTTTCTGCTAGAAGTCTGCAAAAGAAATTGCATTTATGTATTGGAAGTACACTTCCACCCCCAGGAGGCCTCACAAGAAGACACCAGGACTGTTCTACTGCACTGAGGATGCTAGGGGTTCTGATCCTCAAAGACCGCAGGCGATGGCAATCTTGAATCTTGGCATCCTTTCTGCGTGTGATCCTTTTCTATCTATGGCGTCCACCAGTTTCTTTTGTTCCGGGTTCACTTGTTTCGATACTCCTCTGTGGTACTGTTATAATCTAGTTACTTCGGTGGCGTTAGTCATGATTAGCTTGACTTGCTTGCAGCCGTTTGCTTCAGCCCTCTGTGCTGATCGCGTGCTGTAGTTTATTTTTCTGTTGCTGGAACTGGTTATGTGGCTGAACTAAAACTGTAATTTCGTTGCTCTAAATAATGAAATTGGGGTTTGTCCTGCTATGGAAAAAGTATTGGAAGTAGGTTCTTGAAGCTATTGATTATGTAAAGACATGCAGATTTTAGGTATAGTATCATTAAAGAGGGAGATCTATGCTATTTTCTTTTGAAACGGATGGTTACTGACAACTGTTTTCTGGGGTGCAGCAATGCCATATTTACCACTCTCTTTTACCGAATGCTTACTCCGTTCATATCTTTCGATTTATTCAGTGTGAAGCTACCCAGTTTGCTTTGAGAATATGGCTAGAAAGAGGAACCCAATTGTCTTTCTGGATGTATCCATAGGCGATGAACTAGATGGAAGAATGATCTTTGAGGTATATTTCTTGTTGCCATTTCTCTAATACATATTCAAGTGGGAGTGCATTAGTGCATGCGTGACTTTTAGCTTGGGCGAGGGTTACAGAGATCAGTATCTGCAGCTGTGTCCTTTTATATCAATGCTAAATATGGTATTGGTTTATTCGATCGGTTGACCAGCATGAATAAACTTTCCTTGCAGTTATTTGCTGATGTCGCGCCCCTGACGTCTGAGAACTTCAGAGCTTTATGCACAGGTAATCTTTATTTcacttttttttttgtaaatTAATACAAATTCATCTGTTGCTTAGTGTTACGTGCAAATGATTATTTGTGATAACTACTATAGGATAACATACTTGAACTTGTGTACATGTTATGCCATCTTGGGCATTAGGAAATATGAAATGTGATCGTCAACCAAGTTATTTGGTTTATTGAATTAGATTTTATAATGTTTGTGGTGTCGCGAATGCATCCATAAAACATACTGAAGCTTTTGTTATGTTGTTCACACTAAGAAATATTTTTAGTAACAATGCTTCAAAGCTTTTTAGTAGTACAATAAATGTAGTAAATTCACAAAACTACTTAGTCATCCTAAATTATTAAAAGTTCGACATTATTAAGTACTTGCTGTGAGTATGGGGGAATACGACGTTCTCAATTCTAACCAAATTGCTAGGTTTATGCGGCAATTGTGCTTGTTTTTCTTGATGTGGCTCTTACCAGTGAGAGTCAGGTGTGCCGATATACCCTCCAAACAGTCACAATAAGCACTGTCTCACTGCACAAGGTTCTGCGATTGGTAATGTTCCAGTGTAAATTGTAATTCTATTACCTTTAGGAAGCTACAGGCGCAGTTTCAAGTTCTAAGTGTAGTTCTTTTAATTACTTTGGGATTATTGAGTtgcatgcaccaaccaatttAATCCAAAAGCTTAAGCTGATGGGGAGAGGTGGGCAATTCACTTATACTTCAACACTCCCCCTCACGTGCAGGCTCTCTCAAGCCTCAAACGTGGAAATTAGGAGTTGGTTgcaattattttatttaatCGCGCCCACCAGGATTCGAACTCGAGACCTCTGGCTTTGATACCATATTGAGTtgcatgcaccaaccaatttAATCCAAAATCTTAAGCTGATGGGGAGAGGTGGGCAATTCACTTATACTTCAACAGGGATGTTTTGTGAAATTTCACTCTTTCAAATATGGCTGCAAACCACTTCTGCTTTTTTGATTTTGCTGCAACGATTTCAGTTGAAAATGCGTTGCCTATTTGGAAATTGGAAGCACAAATGTTGCACTTCCTTTGATTACAAATATAAGTTCATTAGGATATCGGCACTTCTCTAATATGCCACTTTGGCTAGCAATATCTATAATACTATATAATCTTAAATAAAAGGAGTTCTGTATTATGAGTTCACTTTTCATGATCAAACGACTAGCACCAGTCTTCAGATGCCAATCTAAGTGAATTTTAAATATTAATTGTCAAAGATGAAAAGAATCTGGCTTAGGTCAAACCTAAAGTGGACTGTGTTTGTGGTCAGTGGAAGTAGTGAGTAACATCTTTCCAACATGGAAGAATAACGTATTTTGTATGTTTTTATTACTGCTTTTACTAAAGTTTATTTTAGTTATCTGCACGGAGCAATTATCACTGAAGCTATGGTGCTACTTGTACCTTTTGTTGTCACGTAGCAGTCCTAATGATCTTTATTGGTATTTGCTTGAAATCACTTTTTCGGCAATATTATTCGAATCTCAATTCTGTGATCTGCATCCAGCCATATCCGATATGCTGTTCTGTGACTACATTTGAATATTCCTGAAATCTGAGAACCTAATCTAATTTTACAGTCTGATGATTAACTACAAGTGAGTCTCTTATTCATTTGAATAGAACAGAATGCATAATACACCTTGGCTGATGTTTCTATTTCTTCTTTGGCAGTTATAATTTGGCAGACAATTTCTGATATTATTTTTGGTTATAATCTATAAAAGTAAAATTAAGATGTGAGATGAAGATTCTGAACCTGTGTACACCAATCAGCACAAACATACTCGTATGCTATTATAACTTCAGCTGTAGACTTCTTATCCATATCTTCTGTTCTAAACACTAGTGTTTATTTTTGCAACAAAAAATGCAATGATGATGAGTGGCTAATATACTAATATTCTTTGTGGAAATCATTTTATAATGTAGTGGGTACTTGTCTTTTTGCTACACCCCACCTTTGTGCAGCTTGAGCTTACAGATTATATTCAAATTTGAGCTTAAAATTAACTCCTCCCTAATTGCTAGCATTGTTGCTCTTGATAATTGATGTTGCACGCTTTAGGTGAGCTGGGAAAGACTAAGAAGCCATTATGTTACAAGGGATCAACCTTCCACTGTGTCATCAAGGGGTTCATAGCACAAGTTAgttttgcttcttcttcttcttcttcttcttcttcttcttcttcttcttctgtgtaATTTTGTGTTTGTCCATTATGCTTCATAATCTGTAATAAGGTACAACTTTTGTCTTTGGTGGTTAGCATTTGGTTAGCTTTGTCTTGTTCTATTTTTAGTCAGTTTCCTGTTTCCTTTTTTCATGATGTAGGATGCGAGAGAGATGATATCGACTGCTTTTCATATCATATAGTATTTAAGGTTGTATGCTGAATTATTTATGTTTGCTATTCTAATAATTGGTGGAAAAAATCACTTAACGGTTTTCTTAATCTTAGCTACTGATGGGTGCTTTATTTTTTCAGGGAGGTGACTTAGCAAAAGGAAATGGTGAGTTTACACAATTAATTCTTTATTTTACaatttctatttcttttccttctgaGAAAAATAGTGGCAACTCCCCTCCTCACATTCCATGATATTTCTCATTTTGTCGTGTTGATAAATTGATGCTCTTATCTCTACTAAATTGCTTGCATGCACATAACACTCCTTGTAAGTCATGTGGTTACAGCTTGCTATTTCATCTCACAATGACCCTACCTCTTGATTTTGTGATATACTGTGCCACTTCTCTCTAGCACATGATGTTCTTTGTCATGTACTCTTCTTCTGAAGAGTATTGTAGCAGCCTCAATTTTTTTCATGTCTGATCCTGGTATAATGGCTTTATAATGGTTTCAAAATTTTCAAATTTGCTTAGGAATAGTTTTGCTTCCATGTTCCATGATTTGTTGCTGGATCCTGCTGTATATGTCGCCCTATAGATTTCTTTATTATTACCTATTAATGTTGCATGATGACGCATGTTGGCTGTGTTTAGTTTTTTTGTAAGCGTTTCTGTCATACATTAGGTTTGTTTGTTTGATGTGATTCTACCTTGCACGCATAGGCACATCTTCCTGTTTTACATCTCATCTGTGGTAAACTGGTAATGACTATTATTGATCTGTGTTACAGGGTCTGGTGGAGAAAGCATATATAGTGGGAAATTTGGAGGTATTAATCATTTAACTTGGTGTGATATCCGTTATATGATGGATGTTTTGAATACAAATAACCTTGCAACCTTTTCTGTAAGGATTTGGAGTGTGGGCTACGAACCGGTCGAATTTTGTTATTAGAAGTGTATAGTGAATGGGTCCAGATTCTAAGAATTAGCACTCCCTCTGCTTCACTATGTTTGTCTATGGCCTTGGGAGAATACCTCTCTTGCCCAATGAGGATATCATAAGTGTAGTTGTTGCAATATTTCCACTCCATACCTCTATTAAGTGCTTTGAAAGAGTTTTAGCAGTTCTATTAGGTGCATGGATGGTCATTTCACATTGATTTGTTCTTTGAACTCATACATTGTTTGTTTGTGCCCATGATATGCTATGGACAAACATAGTAAATGGAGGGAATACAAGTTACTGctgtgttttttttttgctctgGAAACACTGTAGATTTCATCCACCTGTTCTGGTAAGGTCTAAGCAAGCAGTTTGTATCATTTGCATTTCAGATGAAGCTTGTGTACTACGCCATGATGATCGTGGTCTCTTGACAACGGCAGATACTGGCTCCCAATTCTGTATTACTTTCAAGCCTAATTCTCATCTTGACAGGTTTGTTTCAGATCAATTCCATTTAAATGACAGTGTGATTCAGTATTGTACAAAATAAATCTTTAGACCACATGAATTGAGCCTCTAATCTTACATCCACTTGCCCATCCATATTGCCTCTTTGGAGAATACTTGTCCGTTATCTAAACACTGGACATTCGTCTGTTGTAATGCTGTTGTTTTCAGTAGGATTGTTCAAAAAACCTAAACTGGCCACTAGCCAAACTGGATGAGGGAAAACTACACTACTCCTATGTTGCTTCTTCTCTAGTTGATGTTCATAAATAGTGTATTCCCCCACCTCTGGTTTGGGTTGCTTTGACTGGATTAGGGTTTTGGACACCCTTGGTTTTTAGTACCAAACTGTATTTATTCATTGTTCCCCCATCCTAATTAAAGTTCTAAGACGTAATAGTAAGCGATACATTATTTCTAGAATAGAACATGAACATCATTTGCTTAATTTTTTTTCAAGGATTGGAACTACAGAAGAATAGTTCTTTGTTACTTCTTTTACTTGTTGACTTGTAGGGTCTTTGGATCTCCACTGTTGCCTAATTCAAATTGAACAACCCTGCTTGTAGAAATGTAAGAATTTGGTAGTTTTGTATTGTATGCGTCATCCTTTCAGTTTTACTTTCTGGAGTACTGTTCGTATATTTATTAGATTTGGGTTGGTGAATGGAATATACACTACGCCTGTGTGGAATTTTGCATCGGTTTCCTGTTATATGAATGCCTTTTTTTGAGAAAATACACTAGAAGTGAACCTGTCCGGCAGATGCATGTACGAAAGTTATGAAGCTTCGTTTTTGTTTTGCTGTTTTTTCCCCCTATGTTTGCAACGTAGCTTGATTGTGACAAAAACCGTTAACTAGGCATATCATTTAGTTTTTAGAAGCCTCTAGAATGTCTTAACTCTTAGCACAAATGCATTTGTGAATTCCATGGTTTTCTGACTCAGTACATTTTGGTGGTAATATGATCTTCTACTGTGTTCCAGAAAACACACTGTTTTTGGCAAGCTTGTTGTTGGAAATGATGTGTTGAAGAGGATCGAACAAGTTGATGTGCATGAACCTGATTCGACTCCCGTTGTTCCGGTTAGGATAGTAGATTGTGGGGAGCTCACTGACCGCAAATATCATGATTCTGTGACAACTGAAAATGGTATGTCTTGTCAACTGCTTGAAATTTTGCCGCAAATGTCAGTCATTTTAAGTCATTTCTGCATATAGGTAAGGTAGGCCACCAATATCCTTACCTTTTTAACATAATTTTCATGTGATTGTGGTCATATAGATAAAAAGAGGGCTGCCAAATCAAAGTTTTTGAAAGATATATCTTCCGATGAGGAAAGTAATGATGGACAACACAAGGGACGTCGTAAGAAATCatcaaaaaggaaaaggaagaagaggagataTTCTTACTCGGAATCAGATAGCTCTTCTGAGTCAGAGACTGAATCATCGGATTCTGAGAGCGACTCTGATACTTACTCCAGTGACTCATCTGATGTCAGCAGCTCAAGTGATGACAGACGAAGGCGCAGAAAAAGACACTCAAAGAAAAATAAGCGCAAGCGTTCAAGAAGAAAGCGTGACCATAGGCGTGAGAGAAGGCGTAGGAAGCGTGATAGGAAAGCAAAACAGAAGTTAAAAAAGTATGATATCATTGTTGAATTGAACATTTCAGACCTTTTATCCGTAACATATATTCTTTCATTAACAGGATGATAGAGAGTGACAGTGAAGCTGAAAGTACGAGTGATAGCAGCTCTGAGGATGCCAGAAGCAAGCGACACTCTCGTGGGCGGAAGTCCAAGGCATCATCTCAAGTTTCTGgtaatttcttttcttttttcctatATATTCTTTACACCTATGCATGTTGATCTTGCTTTATTTCACTAACAGTAAAATGAAGTGGTTTCTGGACTTCTTCTCATTTCTCAATTCGGTTTATGAACTCGGTCTGGGTAACATGCCCATAAACTTAGACTATGTACCCACATCAGGCAATTCTTTGTAATGCAAGATTAGGGTGGTTAGGGTGGCATCACTCATCATTATTGAACTGTATAGGCACAATATGATATTTCTTCTCCATTTTATTTCTAGAAATCGATCGAATGATTTTATAAAGTAATGAAAGGGTAGAGATCTCCATGGAGATCTCAAATTAGAAATTAATGCAATTTCTGGCATGCAGGGCCCAACTTTGTAGTTAAGATGATGTGGTGTGTATGATCTGTTTGGATGTCTTATCAGTACCCTTGACTGTTAGTTAACTTCCTCTTCACAAATACTTCACATTTCACACTAGATCTGGTCAATGTTTTCATACTGGCTATCAATAGCTTTTAAAATACTTAGATTGGAAATATGAGAATCATATGCATAAATTTGTCTTAAAAAATATTTTCACAATCTTataattttgctagattttatAAACAAATTCTAGTGAAAAACAGTGGCCAAAGGCAGACCGTGTCATGTCCAAACATCCAAGTATTTCTTACTGGTGGTGTATTCTTTTAGGCTTTAGATCATGGTTGCATGTTTTTGTCTGTGGTGTAGTTATTCCATTATCTGTATGACATGTTGTAGCATCTGTACTGTACTAATTGGCTATCTAATCAAACCCACTGTTCGAGAAGCAGCCCAGGGTAGCTGCGTCTGTGCAGAAGGGATTTATAGTGAGTTGTTTGGTTTGTGGCATATGTTTAGTTCAGCTTTTAATTGATGTGTACTCTTTTGTTTTCAGCGGAAAATCTTGCTGCGGTAGCTGTTTTGAAGGAAGCCACATCAACTCAACAAACGAGTGGAATGCCAAGGAGTCTGGCACAAGAAGATAACTCCCCCCTGCAAAATGGGGAGATCCATACAAATGGTGTTAATGAATCAAAAACTGAAAGGAATGCTGCTACCATGCCTGTTCTAGCTGGCAATCGAAGCAAATCTAGGTTTCCTATACTTCTTCACACATCAATCATTCTTTGTGCTTACTGCTTCTGCAAGCGGTGTTTCATCTGACATTGATAAGCAGGAGCCAGAGCATGAGTGCTAATCACTCAATGAGCAAGAGTATGAGTATCAGTCCAAGGAGAAGCCCGATCAAAAGGTCAATTACCACCCGGAAGAGATCAGCTAGCAGGAGCCCTGTTCATCATAGTCGCAGTAGAAGCCCTGTCCGTGTTCCCAAAACAAGTAAAAGCCGGAGTCCAGCTAGGCGGAGCATCACCAGGAGCCCTGCTAGAAGAAGCCCCAGCAAGAGCTCACCTAGAGATGCAAGCAGAAGCGCGACTCCCCGCACAAGCAGGAGTCCTGTTAAAGGTCAAAGAAGAAGCATTAGCAGGAGCTCAGCTAGGTCCATGCAACGAAGAACTCCAAGCAGGAGCCCAGAGAGAACTCATCTACATAAAAGTGTCAGCCCAAGCCCACCTGTGGAGAAGAGAAGAAGCATTACCCGGACCTCTGCAAGATCTCCATTGCGAAGTGTTAGCCGGAGCCCTGCTAGGTTTTCAAGGAGCCCACATAGGCCTTCCAGGAGAAGCCCAATCAGAAGTCCTCGAAGGAACATACATAGAAGCGTGAGCAGGAGCCCTGTGAGAATACCTAGAAGAAGCGTGAGCAGAAGCCCTGTAAGAGGTGGACGACCTCGCAGGAACATTAGCAGAAGTCCCAGTCCACCTCGCAGGGCAATATCACCCCCTCCAAACAATGGGAGGAGCCCATCCAGGACTGGCTCTCCTGATGGGTCTCCAAAACGCATAAGGCGGGGACGTGGTTTTACTCAGCGGTACTCATTTGCAAGACAATATCGCTCACCTTCTGCTGATCGCTCGCATCGATATGGTGGAAGAAGTGACCGTGACAGGTAATTTAATCAAACTTTGAGCTTTGACTTATTTATTTTAGATTTTTCATTTATTATTCTCCTTCTGTAGATACATGGGTTACCGGGGTTCCCGCCACCGATCACCTCCTCGACGGTATAGAAGCCCACCCAGAGGCAGACCATCATCACCAAGGTAAATGAACTGTTGCTATATGTGATAATTTAGCATTCTGTCATTTTCATGGATGTCAAGCTTCTGGTATTATTTGTGAGGCACATATCATTGGACCAAATCCTGAGCAAGAGGTTATATTTATGTGGATGCTTAACTTAGATTATTATTTATGACGCACATGATCTAATCAATTTTATTTCAAGGTGTTTCTGAATTGGTGTGCTTACCCCATTCTAGAGTTGGTTCCATGTCATGATTTCTTTTATTTTGACACTTGAGGCGAAGTaggtacaggaggaggagccgaAGCACCTCACGCAGCCCTGTCCACAGAGAGCGAGGTAGGGGAGGTGGCTACAGCAGAAGCCCTGTACGGAGTCGTTCGCCCCCTGCCGGGAAACCTAGGTCACATGGTGAGCGTGCACGGTCAGTCTCCAGGAGCCGCCTGTCCGGATCGAGATCAAGGTCTCCACCACCAGCGCATGATCGGTCTCCACCCGATTCCCAATCTCCTAAGCGTGCAAGTGATGAGAAGTCCCGGTCCCCATCCCCGTCCCGCTCGCGCTCCCTGTCTTCAAGCCCTAGTCCTGGAGGCAAGAAAGGCCTGGTTTCCTACGGAGATGGCTCCCCAGATTCTGCTGGAAAGTAGGGGGCCAGTGAAATGTTTCTACTACCTTTGGGCATTGGCTGTTGATCTATCCATCGGCTCTTTATGTTGAAAATTGCAACTGGTAGTCTGTAGTGAAGCTGTTTTGATACTTGAGCCCCTGGTGGTGTTATCGCTGTAGAAGTGTTAAATATGTTGTTTGGGATGATCGCGGATGTGGTTCAGTTATCTTAAGACAAATAATCGGAGCCTAGTATATGGTTTTGTAGAACATGTTGCACGGTTTCTATTCGTTGGTGGAATTAAAAGAGAATCGTAATAATATTTTGTTCTTGATACCGATACCTTGTGCTCTTGTTTCCTTTTTGCATTTTTCTGGCATATATTATATTATTTCGGCAAAATAACCGTGTGTTTTTATGTAACGTTTACTTGTTACTGCATGGTGACACAGAGCTTTGCTGTACCTTGCATTGCTGAAATTTATTGCATAGATGCAGCTTGGAACACGCTGATTTTGCATGACTCGAAAGTTCTACGGTATGATGCTTTGTCGCGATTTCTACTAGGAAAGCACGAGCATACTCGGCAGTGGTGGTACGAGGCCACCACAGTTCTGGACGCTGTGGCTTTGTTTTCCCTCGTGCGGCCGGCAGCACTGTGGCCTCTAAATTCAAGTACCCGCACCGGATCCCGTGTGGCGCGACGGGAACGGCCAATAGGAAACCGACGTGGCCACTCGCCGCGCCACTCGCTACGGTTACCCTGCCTTGTTCAAACCTCCGCCGCCCATTCTTCCATCAACGGCCAGCACCCTCTCTCCACCCCGACACCGGCGAAATTCCCCAATTCTGAGCACCCCacaccggcggcgatggaggcCGCGACTGCCGCGACGGCGGCGATGGTGTGGTTCCGGAAGGGGCTGCGCGTGCACGACAATCCGGCGCTCGACGcggcccgccgcggcgccgggcgGCTGTACCCGGTGTTCGTGCTCGACCCACGGTACCTGCGCCCGGACCCCGCCGCGGCGTCCCCAGGCTCCGCGCGCGCGGGGGTCGCCCGCGTCCGCTTCCTCCTCGAGAGCCTCGGCGACCTCGACGCCCGCCTCCGCCACCTCGGgtcccgcctcctcctcctccgcgcccgcgacgacgtcgccggcgccgTCTGCGCCGCCCTCAAGGACGTGAGCATCCGCCCTCGATGCAAATTTAACGCCTTCTTTCCCCCCTTCGGCCATCGGGTACATACTGACAACCGCATCGCAGTGGAACATCGGCAAGCTGTGCTTCGAGTCCGACACCGAGCCGTACGCGCTGGCCCGCGACAAGAAAGTCACGGTGAGGCTCATGATCGCTTATCTCTAGCACTAGTTTTCTTACAAGTACTTACCTGACGAAGATTTTTGTTCGTGCAGGACTTTGCGATGGCTTCGGGGATCGAGGTGTTCACGCCGGTCAGCCACACCCTCTTCGACCCTGCAGAAATCATAAGCAAGGTGCTCGTGATCGAACACTCAGCCACTCAGGCACTAGGTACCAGCAAAGTGACCAGATGCTTGGAGTTCACCGCGTACCTAATTTTTGTTTTGCCAACTTGCAGAACGGTGGCCGGCCGCCTTTGACGTACCAATCATTCATCGCCATTGCCGGGGACCCGCCTGAGCCTGTTTTGGAGGAATACTCTGAACTCCCACCGGTTGGAGACACGGGAGAGTACGAGTTGTTGCCCGTGCCCACAGTGGAGGAGCTAGGGTATGGGGATATCAGCCAGGTACAAGTGGAGTCACGATTGATCCAAAGAAGTAGTATTTCAGTTGCTGCTGGATCGAGCTTGAACTTCCTGATGGCCAATTGCAGGAGGAGATTCCTCCATTCCGAGGAGGGGAGACAGAAGCTCTTAGGAGAATGAAAGAATCACTTCAAGATAAGGTGGGTACTTCTGGAATGGCATATTCTGGTTCAATTCATCCATAATTTTTGTTTGTTGTTAGCTGTTTGTGCAATTTATCTCTCTGTGATGGAATTTATTCATTTTCTTTGTTTTTGCAGGAATGGGTTGTCGAATTTGAGAAACCTAAGGGTGACCCATCTGCCTTCCTCAAACCTGCAACAACTGTCTTGTCACCATATCTGAAGGTGAGTTTTGTCACTGACCAGGTGTAGATAGTCGTCCTTCCCCATTTATCTTAGATTGCAGTGTTGAGACAGATTGTTATGTTGTAATGTTGCAGTTTGGTTGCCTGTCCTCCAGATATTTTTACCACTGCATTCAGGATGTCTACAGGAGTGTCAGAAATTATACAAGACCACCTGTTTCATTGACAGGCCAGGTGATTTGTAATTGCATTTGTTGGGCCTGACGGGCTGCACAACTTCTTTTAAGGTGGATCTGAGCGCATGTCTCTTGTTCTTGTAACAGTTGCTGTGGCGAGACTTCTTCTACACAGTATCTTTTGGGACTCCTAATTTTGATCAGATGAAAGGAAACAAAATTTGCAAGCAGGTTTGCTTCATTCGTCAACCATATCCTTTACAGTGATGTCATTTGACGAGCATATTTGTAACTTAAGCCCATCTAATTTAGATCCCATGGAGTGAGAATGAGGAACTATTTGTTGCATGGAGAGATGGCCGGACAGGGTATCCATGGATTGATGCTATCATGATTCAGGTTTTTCTCTAACGAACGTCTGCCAGAATTACTTGCATCACCCATAACTACCAGAGTGTGTAATAGTGTTCTTTTTGTGTGCTTGTATGCTAGCTAAGGAAGTGGGGATGGATGCATCACCTTGCACGCCATTCAGTTGCTTGTTTTCTTACGCGTGGTGATCTGGTATGTTTCATAATATATGAAACTTGCTTCAAATAAGAAACTCGGCTGGGAATTGTGTGCCTATTTTTGCATAGTTTCACTGAAATGTTCTTTACATAACATGTATGTTTGTAATTCCAAAGTTTTGGTCTTTTGGCAACTTTAGAGTTTTACTAAAGAAAGAAGTCAGTCCATAAGATTTGGCCATTTTGCTATATTATTCTTTTCGATTAGAAAATATGCTGTTGGGTTGTTTTGATGAGCTATTTGTTGGGTTCAATATTATGCTGTTGGGATCTGAAAACCATTTTAGTTACATAGTGATCTCTGATAAGGACATTGGCATTTATTAAAGAATTGTGGACAATGACAGTATGCATCTAAAGTAATTTACAATCTACCTGGTGTTGCCCATGATGAACTTCTCAAACTTCTTTTTTTAAAGTTTATCCACTGGGAGAAAGGGCGCGATGTCTTTGAAAGGCTACTGATTGATTCTGACTGGGCCATTAACAATGGCAATTGGCTGTGGCTGTCTTGCTCATCCTTCTTCTATCAGGT
Coding sequences within it:
- the LOC112879019 gene encoding peptidyl-prolyl cis-trans isomerase CYP95 isoform X5, giving the protein MLQGINLPLCHQGVHSTRCERDDIDCFSYHIVFKGGDLAKGNGSGGESIYSGKFGDEACVLRHDDRGLLTTADTGSQFCITFKPNSHLDRKHTVFGKLVVGNDVLKRIEQVDVHEPDSTPVVPVRIVDCGELTDRKYHDSVTTENDKKRAAKSKFLKDISSDEESNDGQHKGRRKKSSKRKRKKRRYSYSESDSSSESETESSDSESDSDTYSSDSSDVSSSSDDRRRRRKRHSKKNKRKRSRRKRDHRRERRRRKRDRKAKQKLKKMIESDSEAESTSDSSSEDARSKRHSRGRKSKASSQVSAENLAAVAVLKEATSTQQTSGMPRSLAQEDNSPLQNGEIHTNGVNESKTERNAATMPVLAGNRSKSRSQSMSANHSMSKSMSISPRRSPIKRSITTRKRSASRSPVHHSRSRSPVRVPKTSKSRSPARRSITRSPARRSPSKSSPRDASRSATPRTSRSPVKGQRRSISRSSARSMQRRTPSRSPERTHLHKSVSPSPPVEKRRSITRTSARSPLRSVSRSPARFSRSPHRPSRRSPIRSPRRNIHRSVSRSPVRIPRRSVSRSPVRGGRPRRNISRSPSPPRRAISPPPNNGRSPSRTGSPDGSPKRIRRGRGFTQRYSFARQYRSPSADRSHRYGGRSDRDRYMGYRGSRHRSPPRRYRSPPRGRPSSPRRSRYRRRSRSTSRSPVHRERGRGGGYSRSPVRSRSPPAGKPRSHGERARSVSRSRLSGSRSRSPPPAHDRSPPDSQSPKRASDEKSRSPSPSRSRSLSSSPSPGGKKGLVSYGDGSPDSAGK